From the genome of Syntrophaceae bacterium, one region includes:
- a CDS encoding sigma 54-interacting transcriptional regulator, which yields MRPAHFPSEEKQRFIAESLKEAGQTGLDCGLRNVPASANAIYSTADIFYCLEELLKQSVPADLPFNLIATDAHGTVLTVIGAQGATQKRIQRVESLSLDLCGTNAFGLALRHGVPFTTRGEENYLALFRDRHFFAAPVKCDDRIDAAIGYISPLEGDFGTTQEWMERFILLMAANASQEIESRREHSELWVLRAYIERLSDEKAIFAVGPNGWILHATPAAQRMLHIALTDTSRRDHLVETLLPEWNDFLHRQSKQLARKETLAINTPTIQARAEITEVVLPNKRNAGWIVELTSFPSAARTGLRYDFLSLIGENREFRRCVNIAKVVAESSSTVLICGESGTGKEIFAQAIHQAGSRRGEPFVDINCSAIPRELIESELFGYEAGAFTGARAKGMKGKFVQAQGGTILLDEIGDMPLEVQPKLLRVLQERQITPVGGGRPIKLNIRIISSTNVSLEELVRRGRFRSDLFYRLNVVEIMIPPLRERLDDIPILVPFFLERFRTLLHKDVRIVSDEAYDLLCAYPWPGNVRELENVIEHAVHLAEGMMIERAHLPEPIVSGRELQAARRSCSGNFINTLDEVEKNEIIAALKHYEGNIRQAAQALKIGRTTLYRRISEYGLLDDIQQFRKDPI from the coding sequence GTGCGACCAGCGCATTTCCCGTCCGAGGAGAAGCAGCGGTTCATCGCAGAATCGTTAAAAGAGGCCGGGCAGACCGGCCTGGACTGCGGCCTGAGAAACGTTCCGGCCTCCGCCAATGCAATCTATTCAACAGCGGACATATTCTACTGTCTCGAAGAGCTCCTGAAGCAGAGCGTACCGGCCGATCTGCCGTTCAATCTCATCGCCACCGACGCCCACGGCACCGTCCTGACCGTGATCGGCGCCCAGGGGGCGACGCAGAAGCGGATCCAGCGGGTGGAATCCCTCTCTCTTGATCTGTGCGGCACCAACGCCTTCGGCCTTGCCCTCCGGCACGGCGTTCCGTTTACGACCCGGGGAGAGGAAAACTACCTGGCCCTGTTCCGGGACAGGCACTTCTTTGCCGCACCCGTCAAGTGCGACGACCGGATCGATGCCGCCATCGGGTACATCAGCCCGCTCGAAGGCGATTTCGGCACGACGCAGGAGTGGATGGAGCGATTTATCCTGCTGATGGCCGCCAACGCCTCCCAGGAGATCGAGTCGCGGCGGGAACACTCCGAACTGTGGGTCCTCAGGGCCTATATCGAGCGCCTCAGCGACGAGAAGGCCATCTTCGCCGTGGGACCCAACGGGTGGATTCTGCATGCCACCCCCGCCGCACAGCGGATGCTTCACATCGCGCTCACCGACACGAGCCGGCGGGATCATCTTGTGGAGACCCTGCTGCCGGAATGGAACGATTTTCTCCACCGGCAGTCCAAGCAGCTCGCGCGAAAAGAAACGCTCGCAATCAACACCCCCACCATCCAGGCCCGGGCCGAAATCACCGAGGTCGTTCTGCCGAACAAACGCAACGCCGGCTGGATTGTGGAACTGACTTCCTTCCCGTCGGCGGCACGCACCGGCCTGCGCTACGATTTCCTGTCGCTGATCGGTGAGAACAGGGAGTTCAGGCGGTGCGTGAACATCGCCAAGGTCGTGGCCGAAAGCTCCTCCACCGTGCTCATCTGCGGCGAGAGCGGCACCGGCAAGGAGATCTTCGCCCAGGCGATTCATCAGGCCGGTTCGCGAAGGGGGGAGCCCTTCGTCGACATCAACTGTTCGGCCATTCCCAGGGAGCTGATCGAGAGCGAGCTCTTCGGCTACGAGGCGGGCGCCTTTACCGGGGCACGAGCGAAGGGCATGAAAGGCAAGTTCGTTCAGGCCCAGGGCGGGACCATTCTGCTGGACGAGATCGGCGACATGCCCCTGGAAGTCCAGCCCAAGCTGCTCAGGGTCCTGCAGGAGAGGCAGATCACGCCGGTGGGGGGCGGCCGCCCGATCAAGCTCAACATCCGGATCATCTCGTCCACCAATGTCAGTCTGGAGGAGCTTGTCCGGCGGGGACGTTTCCGTTCGGATCTTTTCTATCGCCTGAACGTGGTGGAGATCATGATTCCACCGCTCCGGGAGCGCCTCGACGACATCCCGATCCTGGTCCCCTTCTTCCTGGAGCGTTTTCGCACGCTGCTGCACAAGGATGTCCGCATCGTCAGCGACGAGGCCTACGATCTGCTCTGTGCCTATCCCTGGCCGGGAAACGTGCGCGAGCTGGAAAACGTCATCGAGCATGCCGTGCACCTTGCGGAAGGCATGATGATCGAAAGGGCGCATCTGCCCGAACCGATCGTCTCCGGCCGCGAGTTGCAGGCCGCAAGACGAAGCTGCTCCGGGAATTTCATCAACACCCTGGACGAGGTGGAGAAGAACGAGATCATCGCCGCGCTGAAGCACTACGAAGGCAACATCCGGCAGGCCGCCCAGGCCCTCAAAATCGGCCGCACCACCCTGTACCGGCGCATCAGTGAATACGGACTCCTGGACGATATCCAGCAGTTCAGGAAAGACCCGATCTGA
- a CDS encoding MerR family transcriptional regulator, with protein MGITIKGIVQEMTARGYKVTARTIRHYLEMGLLPEPIKKGTYLHGVSLIFPEPEEALSAISRIYELKAKGYKLADIQKTITSEKWENAIVDQRHKLSKYIEVNGKYYREMDSVEDRYMHFVDVWDAIHSKSSIWSIRKLALPKLPREVIVGLEEKGIFQPTEIYKGKQYYDKQHYYIQLIPCIGLVRDDFNIDFLASLFNQHQRNLDKYVYWPEVDNIRYSIESINYMKRSMLNWFGFSLSDYLGFLNNVNTKRDFKRYEEAIHDIYPNTEDFIDNFLKGNCAFVPWVKMCSGLANLDMYLNVYLKKFD; from the coding sequence ATGGGCATCACAATCAAAGGAATTGTTCAGGAAATGACGGCCCGCGGTTACAAGGTCACCGCGAGGACAATCCGGCACTATCTGGAAATGGGTCTGTTACCGGAGCCAATCAAGAAGGGAACGTACCTCCACGGCGTGTCCCTCATTTTCCCTGAACCTGAAGAAGCTCTTTCGGCGATTAGCCGGATTTATGAATTGAAAGCCAAAGGTTATAAACTTGCCGACATTCAGAAAACAATCACCTCCGAAAAATGGGAAAATGCAATCGTTGATCAACGCCATAAACTATCAAAATATATTGAGGTAAACGGTAAATATTATCGAGAGATGGATTCTGTTGAAGATCGATATATGCACTTTGTCGATGTTTGGGATGCTATTCATTCAAAAAGTAGTATTTGGTCAATCCGCAAGTTGGCTCTTCCAAAACTTCCGAGAGAAGTCATTGTTGGATTGGAGGAAAAAGGCATATTCCAGCCTACTGAGATCTATAAGGGAAAACAATATTATGATAAGCAACACTATTATATACAATTGATCCCCTGTATAGGTCTTGTTAGAGATGACTTTAACATAGATTTCTTGGCCTCATTATTTAATCAACATCAGCGCAATTTAGACAAATATGTATATTGGCCTGAAGTCGATAATATCAGATATTCCATAGAGTCAATCAATTACATGAAAAGGTCTATGCTGAATTGGTTTGGCTTTTCCCTTTCAGATTATCTCGGGTTTCTTAATAATGTTAATACAAAACGGGATTTCAAAAGATATGAAGAAGCCATTCATGACATCTATCCCAATACGGAAGATTTTATTGATAATTTCCTGAAAGGAAATTGCGCTTTCGTCCCTTGGGTTAAAATGTGTAGTGGATTAGCAAATCTTGATATGTACCTTAATGTGTACCTGAAGAAATTTGACTAA